In Maylandia zebra isolate NMK-2024a linkage group LG12, Mzebra_GT3a, whole genome shotgun sequence, a single genomic region encodes these proteins:
- the LOC112435674 gene encoding kelch-like protein 10 — protein sequence MTSARSTVFRELFLDGQVCDSVIRAGDVEFKIHRIILCNCSAYFRDLFCYKPLPSNKVYNFPTVSPKAMSLILEYAYTQSVVVTEDNVLELLAEADHFIVTGVIQACCDFLERKLCVNNCVSIYNLAHLHNCPDLRGKAFLYILHHFEEVGALSLEFLQLSVQQLSDLIENDELNVKQESTVFEAILRWINYSPVERGCDMPALLKQVRLLLIPTEYLVGTVSRNDVVSSSPACMDMVTTAMKMLNESIVERPMPQTRLPSEVLLAVGGWVSHFPSVKIELYNVRADHWVPLSWTRYASLGFYGCAYLNGCVYCIGGFDFISYSRHVRRFSLTNQTWTEVGPMHEERGFLSVATLNGCIYAMGGCQNQKKLKTAERYEPDTNQWTMIASMHKPRAEAGAATLHGKVYICGGLTEDEPLSCAESYNPDTNQWTLITPMETGRTGGAVVAYNNEIFVVGGFNGITQLRSVIAYDPRTRRWRNVAPMLHPRKNFGIAVLEDQLYVVGGFYNGGLFCNLECYDEKTNRWYIVSDKGMTQGAVSCCVLKRHPDLTAYLP from the exons GGATCTCTTCTGCTACAAACCACTACCATCAAACAAGGTCTACAACTTCCCCACTGTGTCTCCAAAAGCAATGAGCCTCATTTTGGAATATGCCTACACCCAATCTGTTGTGGTGACGGAGGACAATGTACTGGAGCTGTTGGCGGAAGCAGACCACTTTATCGTGACTGGCGTCATTCAAGCCTGCTGCGACTTCCTGGAGAGGAAGCTTTGTGTAAATAACTGCGTCAGTATCTACAATCTGGCACACTTACACAACTGTCCTGACCTCAGGGGAAAGGCCTTTCTCTACATCCTCCATCACTTTGAAGAGGTTGGTGCACTCTCCTTGGAGTTCCTTCAGCTCTCTGTGCAGCAACTATCAGATCTTATCGAGAATGATGAGCTCAATGTGAAGCAGGAGAGCACTGTGTTTGAGGCCATTCTCAGATGGATCAACTATTCCCCTGTGGAACGTGGGTGTGACATGCCCGCACTGCTCAAGCAG GTCCGCCTACTATTAATACCCACTGAGTACTTGGTTGGCACTGTGAGCAGAAATGATGTGGTGAGTAGTAGTCCGGCATGCATGGATATGGTAACCACTGCCATGAAGATGCTAAATGAGTCCATTGTGGAGAGACCTATGCCCCAAACACGCCTGCCGTCTGAAGTCTTATTGGCCGTTGGTGGATGGGTGAGTCATTTCCCAAGTGTCAAGATTGAGTTGTACAATGTCCGAGCTGACCACTGGGTGCCGCTGAGCTGGACACGGTATGCTTCTCTGGGATTCTACGGTTGTGCTTACCTCAATGGATGTGTCTATTGCATCGGAGGTTTTGATTTCATAAGCTATTCACGTCATGTGAGAAGGTTCAGCCTCACCAACCAAACCTGGACAGAGGTGGGGCCGATGCATGAAGAGCGGGGCTTTCTCAGTGTGGCCACACTGAATGGCTGCATATATGCTATGGGCGGGtgccaaaaccaaaagaaactgaaaactgCAGAACGATATGAGCCTGACACCAACCAGTGGACTATGATTGCATCGATGCACAAGCCCAGGGCAGAAGCTGGTGCTGCAACACTACACGGCAAG GTGTACATTTGTGGTGGTCTTACTGAAGATGAACCTCTGTCATGTGCTGAGTCCTACAACCCTGACACCAACCAGTGGACACTGATCACACCCATGGAAACCGGGAGGACTGGGGGAGCCGTGGTCGCCTACAATAACGAAATCTTTGTA GTTGGTGGCTTTAACGGTATCACTCAGTTGCGTAGTGTCATCGCATATGACCCAAGAACAAGACGCTGGCGCAACGTTGCTCCCATGTTACACCCTCGTAAAAACTTCGGCATTGCAGTGCTGGAGGACCAGCTGTATGTGGTTGGAGGTTTCTACAATGGCGGCTTATTCTGCAATCTGGAGTGCTATGATGAAAAGACCAACAGGTGGTACATTGTCAGCGACAAAGGGATGACCCAAGGTGCTGTCAGTTGTTGCGTTCTGAAGCGACACCCCGATCTGACTGCTTATCTTCCATAA